DNA from Denticeps clupeoides chromosome 7, fDenClu1.1, whole genome shotgun sequence:
TGTGGGAATCTCTCACTGATCACCTGGCAAACTTCCTGCATTACATCACTGAATCTTTGTACCAGGTATGGATTTGGATTTCAGCAACTGTGTAAAATAAGAATGGAATTAAATGACAATTTGCTGAGCTGAGCTTTTTAAGTAAAGTGGATCTGTAGGTAGGAGGAAATGAGGGCGTCCCATACCATGCCTGAGCTTGGAAAAGGTGTCTAAATAACCAAATCAAGTCAGAGATCgagttttaattaaataaaggaCCCATCTTGTCCctgtcttttaaaatgtatttaagactCTCGATTAAATGTCGTTTCCAGTCCCATGGCTGCATGGGCATGTTCAGGCACAGTGTTTATTTACTACCATCTACTTCTCGCACTGGTCCTGCCACATTATATTCCCTGCAAATAAAACTGTGCAACAGCAATGCCAGTCAAGCAGGCTGGAGTCAACGAGACAGACACCTTGTAAACATTCACCCTCCATCTCTTACACAGACCGTAGAGATTGTGTGGAATTTCGGTCCATAAGCATTTTAATCACATGATAAATCATCACTTATATACCGAATGACGTAATGCAGTACTGGCGATAAGTAGCTAaaaacttcaaataaataatgtcaGGGCACGACCACCTGCACACTCCTACATCTCCACACCTTCTCCACACGTTCATGAAGAGTTCATGGAACCAGATGGTCTGTAGATGTCTTCTGGACGGCACCAGTAAATTCCCTGAGATGCGTCCAGCTCCTCATACCAGCGACTCACAGACGGGCGCGTTATCGGAGTCCTGGCTGTGCATCGAGCTCAGTCCAGTGTCAGAGTCGTCGTCATTGCCACCGCAGGTCTTGGACAGTCCCCTGGCTTCCACCCACCCACTGTCCTGTTCTATGGAAGGCAATGTTTGGGCGACCATCTCGTCCTTTGATGGCTCCACTTCGCCAAGGTCCAAAGAGCCAACTTTCTGCAGGAGTTCAGTCAGTTCTCTCTCTTTGGTGTCCCATACTTCCTGGCTCATATCCAGGTCGTCCTTGATCGTCTCCAGATCCGTGTTGAGCCGCAGGCCGATGTACAAACTGGCGTCCAGCTGCGTTTTCACTCGCTCCTCTTCCAGCTGCAGTTCATCCTCTGATAAACGCTCCACCTCCAGCGCGTCCGCATCCGTTGGAGGAGCCACCACTGCCGCTGACGACacccggagggccagctcttcAACCACGCTCTGGGTGTCCTTGTTGGACAGCTCTTCCTGTCTCCTCTTCATCCACCGGTGGTTGAGTTCTTCTTGGATCTCCCCTGTCAGGCTTTCCAGGAGAGCCTCACGCTCGGCAAGCTCCTCTTGGAGCTGGATGACCTGAGCACAGCGGGAAGCATACTCCTCGAACTGCGCCAAGGCCACAGCGGAGCAGGGGGTGCCACCTTCTCTGCCAGGACCTGCCTCCGAGCTCTGCTCCACCATGTAGGTGTCCTGCACATAGTTTATGCCGTGTCTCTTAATCCTGTCAAAGTGAACTTTGGCCTCATACCTCTCGATCTCACCATCCAGCTCCTTGATCCGCTGGATCTGCTGTCGGATGGTGTGGTCCTGGGAGATGACCAAGTGCACCAAGGTCTCCATCTTCTCCACAGCAGACGTGTCCTTGGTCAGCGCCTGCTCTTTCTTCTTGTTGATTTTGTCCAGCTTCCTAAAGGCCTTCCTCACGATGCGCCGCTGCTTCTCCTGGGAGAAGGCCATGGTGGCCCTGGCGGTGCCTCTGTACACGCAGGGACTCTCCTTGCTGAGGACCACCCGCGCCTCGGCGCTCCGCGGCCCGTTGTTGGGCAGGGACGCGTCGCTCTTGACCAGTACGAAGCGCACGTTCTCCTGCTCTTCTCCCCAGGCGTTCCACAGGCGCAGGATCTTGGTTTTGTTGGGCAGGGTCCTCTCGAAGCCCCTCCACTTCTCCACCACGCAGTAGGACTGCGGAGCCCCGGCGAGCATCGCGGCCGCCGCGCCCTGCGTGGAGctctgctcctccagcaggacgCGCACCACGTCCGCGCAGGTGGTGCGCCGGGACAGTCCGGACACCAGCTTCTCCTCCCGGCATACCCACACCGATATCTTGGAACCTTCCGGCTCCATTCTGGTCTTGGTGAAAGTCTCGGTAAAGTTGCGCTCCGGACACggtcctcgtcctcctcaacGCCGATCCACGGTAGCTCCGGACACGATCCTCCTCCTCAGCGCGGATCCACAGGAGCTCCGGACacggtcctcctcctcctcagcgcGGATCCACGGGGCCTCCGGACACGGTCCTCCTCAGCGCGGATCCACGGGAGCTCCGGACACGGCCCTTCTCCTTAGCGCGGATCCACCGGAGCTCCGGAACGAACGCGGGACATGGCGCGCTGGAGTCCGCTCTCACCGTCGGAACTCGCCGCTCTGTGACTCTGTGTCGCCGGTCCCCGCGCGCGCGGTGAAGGGCCCGCCTCCGGTGCGTCACGTGACCGCGCGGCTGCAGACGGAACTCGGGAAGGATAGATATGCCGAGCATAATGTACACCAGAAAGGGGTGGGTAGCGCAGGTTTAAAACACGAAATGTTTTATAGAGCAAAAACGACAAAAGAATAATAATGCACTAATGTTAATTGGGCcagttttctaataatgaatgaagcttttaaagtgacagactttaACGAACGCGGTGTTCCATTACAGTTCCTTTCACATGTATGCAGTTATTCCATCATCAACAGAAAtttttcagcctttagaaccatttacaacatgaacaaagtCTGTAATGGAGatttaaaccattttatttctttttaatgttcCAAACAATTGTTTCCCATCCAAAaagggcattttttttaacGGTCATGCATGTTATCAACATTTTTCCCTGTATTTGATGAAGATTGTTGAAATGACATGTTTCATGACGTGTCATGTCGAACGTCGGTATTGATTGTTAATATATTCACCAATATTCTGTGTTTCGCTGCATCAAACGGGTCTCGGCAAATAATAACGAAGCGAAACTTCCCCATGTTTTTAGCAGTGAACTTGTTAGTTTTTGCTTGTGTTGTAGCGCCATCTTGTGGACGGGTACAGCGCTGCCGCTGCGCCACAGCTGCGAGTTTCAGTAATGCGGCTGGGTAGAAGGTTATAATAATGACTGCGTGGAGAAGGATACAGCATTATTTATTTCCCTTCaacactttttaaacaaatggTCTAGAAAGCTATAAAGTATCTAACACCTTATCCAAGGCAGAAATTTAACAGAGCAAGgacaaaatggctgcaataaaaACACACTGCGCTTATCTTTCTTGACTCTCATaatctaaaatgaaaaatatatatttgacatTTGTACAATCAGAACCTGGTatacatttcttctttttctttacaCAAAAGCACCTTGTAGAAATTCTCAGCACACAAATTCAATACTACATACAGTGCTTTCAACCCCCCCACTGCAATTCacagaaaacaaacattaaGGTACCAGTACCtactcacaaaaaaacagaaccagaaGATTTATACTGctaatttcacattcttttaatgtccattttattaaaatgatatctttcaaacacacatcattttagaagaaaataattataacatttaaaaaagccTTTTCAATCCCCAAGTACCATAGAGGTATTCTAATCAATTTAAAATGGAACTGCTGATGTCTGACGGTCATTTACTAGAGATCCTTGAGACTCAGgatttgaaaaaatataaaatcagtCACCACACAGATGATTAGAATATTTTCACATATGGCAAAAAGGAGAACGAGGCAATGTAACTAAAGTATAAATACGAAGAGAAGGATGATTAATACTGGGGACACAGGGACATGGTGACGATGAGGATTAAATTAATATGAATAGGATGGCTGCAATCTGACAAGAGaaatttaatataatgtttCTCCTTCAGAAAATGATAGGTGACCATAATCCTGGGGTAAGtagtaataattaatattattgtatttCAATACTCCCCATTCACTTCCTCTAAGTAacacatggtgtgtgtgtgtatgtgtcagtatatttatacacagacacacacatgcatacatatgaCAAATTGCTGAATTGTGTCCTTTAATTAAAATAGATCAGAGTCAGTAAAATAACAaagtattaataattataataataatgacacgTATGAATAAACTTGGCCTTGGTGAACAGTATATTACATACTTGCCTCAGTTCCAAAAAATACATGAAGAAAAAAGGCATTCTGGTGATCACCTCCCTAATTTATATGTATCTTGTATTTGGTTTCTCTGCTTTTTTCAATGCCTTCTTTTCTAAGCTGGAGGATCCAAACCAAAGGCACTTTTTATGCTACAGTGCACTTGAAGACATGCATGGAACACACATGTCTGGgcttattatttatgtttttggtcATTTGCAGACAAGGCTAGTTCAATAGcatataaaagtgtgtgtgtgttgtgtgctagTCATTATCTACACCATCTTTCTTCCTGTTTCCTCTGCTAGTGGATGAGCTCTGCGGTCGCGGTGACCTCCTCCCATGGTTCTGTGTGGCAGCACTAAGGCACTGTAGACTGTAGTAGGCTTTGGCAGCTCTTCCTTCATTCCTTTTTACGGCATGCGGCAGTAACTAATGAGTGGACAACGTCTTCCAGCTTAGGAAAGAGTTCACAGCGTTAACAGGGTCACACCGGCACCTTTTAAGGCTCATGGGCTGATCAGATCGCTCAGGGTTGGACCATCAGGGCATAGTGTTTTCCCCACAGTCTGACTCGTGACCTGCTGAGTGTTTTCCTGAAATGACCAAGTGTCACCTGGTTTCAGCCAAAAcaatatgtacatttatattagGCTTTAATAGTGTCGATGACTGATTTATAGTGGGCTGTTCAGCAGCAACAAGTCCATAATTGTGCTTGTTTAGGCCCGGCACAAAGCATCGGTCACTTCAAATATCAACTAGAACTTCACTATCAGGTTGTACGATCATatcaatgttttgttttttaggatattggagaaaaaaagaatatataataaatatttgacaCATAATGGGGTGATTTTTTTGTTATGACTATGATGGAGGAAgaagacacttcagatacagagATTCTTCTATACTATGTGATAAAACCACGTCCGTCCAACATCGACTAATTAATCTGTAAAAAACATGTAACCACtgatctaaaaaaacaaaaaacaaaagaaccGTACCGCCATTGAACCGCTGCACTCTTACACAAATACAAagacattaaaatgattaataataacaagaacGACAACAATGAGAAGAGACGTCACCCAGGTGATCCCAAAAAAGGTGTAGGTGGTGGGGAGGTGTGGGAGGCTTTCTTTAGAGACACAGCTGCTGCAAAGGAGCTTCTCAGTCTTTCCAAGGCTTTCTGCTCTTTCCCACCTTCTCTCGGAGGGTGGGGCTTGCCAGCCTGCCagcgtttctttttcttttttttttgcgcatgTCCTCAATTCTCTCTGCCAGAGGAGACTTGGTCTTGCTTGCTTCTTTAACCCTTTTTTCATTCCTTCACCAGGCGGTAGATGTGATGCTGGGCTCCGTGCTCACTGTTGgaaacctcaaacacacacgccacacacagcAACGTCTCCTGGGTGTCCCTGTTTGTTACCACCTGCAACACCAACAAGGAGATCAACCATTATGACTCCAAGCTAACTCAAAAATGGCTGATATGTGCTAAAGTCACCAGGCCAAAACCACTGGgagtagtggtggcctagcgggtgaacaaagtggacccgtaatcgaaatcctgaaccgccaaggggccactgaagTGCAACtcagcaaagcactgtccccacacactgctcgccctgagcctgtcatggctgcccactgctccctcagaggatgggttaaatgcagagaacacatttcactctgtgcactgggtgctgtgctgccgtgtatcacatgtgacaaatcagttcactttcacttttctttatttaataaacGGTTATGTAATGAATATAGCATACatgaatacagaaataaatagtaatttcaaataaaaaaagataatacaACTAATGAAAAtccaataatataaaatgtttgaattaaaagACATTGCAAAATTTAGTAATATTGTTTTGTAaagttaataattttattatgaatattattatttgaactATTCTATTTCATTAATCTACTAGTCAGTAGTTCGGACTCACCAGTAGGATGGTGAAGTTCTCCAGAACGCTGTTCATCATGTACTTCTCAGGCAGGTGCTTCAGCTTGTGGATGAAGTTGATCATGTACTCACACATTGGCGACCGGCTGATCTTGTAGACAAAGCGGCCATTCTCGAAGCGAGCATACTCAGTCTACAGGACCAGAAAGAAAACATGTTCCAGTCCACCTCACCGTCCGACTGATTAATTCACTAATTATTTCACTCAATTCCTAACATTGCAACTTCCTCCATTTCTGCAGAGATGACATCCAAAGTGTTAAGAATCTGAAGAATGCTTTCATAATAGCCTTTTTTAATAGAGACTAATTTCTGTTTGTAGCACTGCTTTGCCTCTGGTATATTTTATCATAAGCAGGTATTTCAGTTTCATTTATAGCTTCCTTAGCTGTAAAGTATTGAGTGGAGTACTGCAGAAGAATCAGTCTGCTATCTAAAAATGTCTTTTACACAGACATTCTATATTCCATATTGTTACAAGTGCTGTTGGGTGTTTCAGTGCATTTTATTGACAAATATCTCTGAGAAACAGGCCAATCTAAGCATGGAGCCAAAGTAACTTCTAGCATTCATCAGAAGAAACTGTAAACAGCACATCTGTGAATTAGAGCAAGGACAGAATGAGGATCTGCTCTCTTTAGATGGCAATTCCAGGTACGTTTTTGCAGGGAAGGGAATTGGATTTTGGAATTGGGGAAAAAACAGCTATGATGAAGATGCTGTTGATGCTGTCAGTTTGAAGGGCTCCTCTGagatctgctgtgtgtgtttttgtacctCCACTTTCTCCACCACCTGCTTGCCGAAGGAGCAGACCTTGGTGGAGCAGGTAATGGTCATGTTCTCTGAGCTTTCGT
Protein-coding regions in this window:
- the rassf10a gene encoding ras association domain-containing protein 10 — translated: MEPEGSKISVWVCREEKLVSGLSRRTTCADVVRVLLEEQSSTQGAAAAMLAGAPQSYCVVEKWRGFERTLPNKTKILRLWNAWGEEQENVRFVLVKSDASLPNNGPRSAEARVVLSKESPCVYRGTARATMAFSQEKQRRIVRKAFRKLDKINKKKEQALTKDTSAVEKMETLVHLVISQDHTIRQQIQRIKELDGEIERYEAKVHFDRIKRHGINYVQDTYMVEQSSEAGPGREGGTPCSAVALAQFEEYASRCAQVIQLQEELAEREALLESLTGEIQEELNHRWMKRRQEELSNKDTQSVVEELALRVSSAAVVAPPTDADALEVERLSEDELQLEEERVKTQLDASLYIGLRLNTDLETIKDDLDMSQEVWDTKERELTELLQKVGSLDLGEVEPSKDEMVAQTLPSIEQDSGWVEARGLSKTCGGNDDDSDTGLSSMHSQDSDNAPVCESLV